DNA from Balaenoptera musculus isolate JJ_BM4_2016_0621 chromosome 4, mBalMus1.pri.v3, whole genome shotgun sequence:
TGAAAGGACCCTTGTGATCACACTGGGCCCACCCAGGTAATCTCCCCATCACAAGGGCAGCTGATGAGCAACAttattccatctgcaaccttaatccCCCTTTGCTTTGTAACTTAACATACTCACAGGGTATTGGGGCGGGACATTTTTGGGAGGGGGCATGATTCTGCCCACCACAAATAAGTGTGGAATGATCCTATGAACAGTGATGTTACTGACTCCCAAAGTAGAAGAAACACCCCTTTATGGAGGAAGGAGTAAAAGTGAAACACACGCTAGTTCCTGCTCTTCCCAATGAGAGGCCCCTGTAatcctctctgcccctttctttataaaacaacagaagttaGTTTTCAGCGGGCGATAATAGGTAGTTCTCATGTGGATTGTTTCATTAAGGTTGTACACTTCAGCTCATGAAATCTCAGGTTAAGACAGGGACCTCcagacagaggagtggataaagaagatgtggtatatatatatacaatggactattactcagccataaaacagaacaaaataatgctattGCCTGTGCGCCGTCGGTAGCCGGCAGGCAGCAGCGCTGCAGTGGCGGCCACTGCCGGGTGCCCCGACGGGAGGGGCTCCGGATCGCTGGGAGGCGGCCGAACCCCTGCGGCCCCGCCGCCGGCGGAGGCCCCATGAGTCGGGGGACGATGCTTCAGCCCGGAGCGTGGCCGGGGGAGAGCTGTGCCGAGAAGCCGGCGCGGGAGGCGGGGGCCGCGGCGCTGGAGGGCGAGAAAGCTGTGGCCGGGGGGCAGCCGCGAGCCGCGGTGCGGTGCCCGGCCGAGCACGAGGAGGACATGTATCGTGCGGCGGatgaaatagaaaaggagaaagaattacTTATACATGAAAGAGGGTCATCAGAACCCAGATTAAGTGTAGCTCCTGAAATGGATATCATGGACTATTGCAAAAAAGAATGGAGGGGAAATACGCAAAAAGCAACATGTATGAAAAAGGGCTACGAGGAGGTGTCTCAGAAATTCACCTCCATCAGGCGAGTCCGTGGAGATAATTACTGCGCGCTGAGGGCCACGCTCTTCCAGGCCATGAGCCAGCCAGCCGCGCTGCCCTCCTGGCTGCAGGACCCGGAGCTCACGCTGTTACCAGAAAAACTCATAAGCAAATACAGCTGGATCAAGCAGTGGAAGCTTGGACTGAAGTTTGAGGGGAAGAGCGAGGCCCTGGTTGATAAAATTAAGGAGTCCCTCACTTTACTGAGGAAGAAGTGGACAGGCTTGGCTGAACTGAGAACTGCTGAAGCGAGGCAGATAGCTTGTGATGAACTGTTCACGAATGAAGAAGAGGAGTACAGCCTCTACGAAGCTGTAAAATTTCTAATGCTAAACAGAGCCATCGAACTATATGAtgataaagagaagggaaaggaagtaccatttttctctgtgcttctgtttgcTCGGGATACGTCAAATGACCCCGGACAGCTGCTGAGGAACCATCTCAACCAGGTGGGACACACCGGTGGCCTTGAACAGGTTGAGATGTTCCTTCTCGCCTACGCCGTGCGCCACGCCATTCAGGTGTACCGGCTCTCCAAGTACAGCACCGAAGAGTTCGTCACCGTCTATCCCACCGACCCCCCCGGGGACTGGCCGGTGGTGACCCTGATCGCCGAGGATGATCGGCACTACAACATCCCCGTCAGAGTGTGCGAGGAGACGAGTCTGTGAGACACGCTCGGGCGGCCCGGCGACTCGGCCAAGGTGCACCGGCGGCTCCTCGGCTCGGGCCTCGGGCCCGCAGGCCCCTTGGGGTGAGCTCTGAGCACTCTTGGGCCCTGTGAGCCAAGCTGGGCTGGAATGCTCTGAAGACTAGCTTTTGATAATCAGAATTAATCAAGTTTTTTCCCTCACCTATGATGCAATATGTTTCACTGGGGGCCTTCAGAGCACACCTGTTGACAGGTGCAAACTGCATCtccataaaacaaacacatttgtATCAGCGGAGACTTACTCTGGAGAGGAAAATACGCTCAGAGCTCTCTCTAGTCGTAAACTGGCTTTCCGTTGTTTTTGAAGatggtaatttttttgttttggtggtaACGGGTCTCTGCAGTGCCCTTCCTGTGCACCTATGCAGTCTGCTTACATGGTAGGGTTCTGGGACAAAGCCTGCCAGTGGCCCAGCTGTAACATCCTCTGATAGTCTCATCGAGCAGTGGTTTGGATTTACACGTTAATTAAAGCTCTTCTAAGCAGATTGTCTAATGGAAGGTTAGGAACTGGGTCCCCAGTAGTGAGTTATTTAAAGGCTGGAGAAGGAGCTGCAGGGAGAGGCAGTGGCAGCAGGACGTCCTGGCTCTGAAGAACGTGACAGGCGCCTGCGGTTGGGAACACACCGGGTCTGGTGCTTGGTGCAGGCGTTGGGTGGTTGGCGGGCGAGCGTGGCTTGTCGCTCTCTAGGATCGGGGCTGTTCCTTAGTCTCCACTTCCATGGATTCACCATTTTATAGTCAGAACAAGGCTTAGATCCACCTGCTTTTTTAGAGGAGACCAAGGCCAAATTACTATTTTTTGGAGAATGCTTCCATTGCCAAATCCGTGTGGCTCCTCTGTTGGATGAATAACAGCAAAGCGTCTCAGGCTTTTCATGGGTAAGTTTAAAGAGAGCACGTGCTTAAAACTGACTGCAAAAGCATGGCCGAGCTGCATCTGCCCTTGATTTGGCTATGCCTGGGGTAGGCAGTGTTCTGGCCACGAGTGATTGCATGTCACAGGCTAGGGTGGTGCCTGGGGGCTGGACAGGGCAGCCCAGCTGAGTGTGGTCTGCATTAGGGCCCGAATCATCCACGTGGGGTGTGTACTGTGGCCACGGCGCAAGGGATGGGACGTGTCACTCTTTAAGACTGTGTCAGTGGCATCTGAATTGGCTCAGTATTTGTGGATGTGGTGTTACCCTGAAGCACTGAGCTTTATTTTATAGTAAGTAAGATCTTTATTTGGTCCAATTTAAGCTTATAGTTTATAAGCTATCtaatctttggtttttttttttcctcagagggGCAAACCTTTTGTGATAGTGTTAGTTTtgctttcacttaaaaattaaaattcttggtTGAGAAAACTCAGAGGACCCATAAAACTATGCAGACTGTTACATTAATATTGGTATTTTTCCCATTACCTCATCAATAATATTCATCACGTTTTGGTAGCTACTTATTCATTGGAGTGTTTGAATTAAATTCTGCTCtaaatgtgtgtgaatgtgttgGAGAGGCTTTGTTTTTCACTGTGAAATGCAATGGTGCCTCAAACAAGGAGGTACCTAGAAgccaaatgaaagtaaaaatgatgaaaaaaaaaaaaaaataatgctattggcagcaacatggatggacctagagattatcatactaataagccagaaagagaaagacaaatacctagggcttctctggtggcacagtggttaagaatccacctgccaatgcagcagacaggggttcgatccctgacctgggaagatcccacgtgctgtggagcaactaagcccgtgtgccacaactactgagcccacgtgccacagctactgaagcccgtgcacctagagcctgtgctctgcaacaagagaagccaccacaatgagaagcctactcaccacaatgaagagcagcccccactcgccgcaactagagaaagccagtgtgcagcaacgaagacccaacacagccaataaataaataaataaatttatatataaaaaagagacaaataccatatgatatcacttatatgcagaatctaaaaaaaatgatacaaatgaacttatttacaaaacagaaatagagtcacagatgtagaaaacaaacctatggttaccaaaggggaaaggaggggagggataaattgggagattgggattgacacatacacactcctatatataaaatagataactaataaggacctactgtacagcacagggaactctacccaatactctataatgacatgtatgggaaaagaatccaaaaaaaagtggatacatgtatatgtataactgagtcaagagggaagacagcagaagtaagaagaactacaattctgtggcctgtggaaagaaaatcacattcacagaaaaatagacaaaatgaaaaggcagagaactttgcaccagatgaaggaacaagataaaaccccagaaaaacaattaaatgaagtggcgataggcaaccttccagaaaaagaattcagaataatgatggtgaagatgatcctggaccttggaaaaagaatggaagcaaagatcgagaagatgcgaGAAATGTTTAacgaaaacctagaagaattaaagaacaaacacctagaagaattaaagaacaaacaaacagagatgaacagtacaataactgaaatgaaaaatacactagaaggaatcaatagtagaataactgaggcagaagaacggataagtgacctggaagacagaatggtggaattcactgccgcacaacagaataaagaaaaaagaatgaaaagaaatgaagacagtgtaagggacccctgggacaacattaaatgcaacaacattcgtattataggggtcccagaaggagacgagagagagaaaggacctg
Protein-coding regions in this window:
- the LOC118894262 gene encoding ubiquitin thioesterase otulin-like, encoding MSRGTMLQPGAWPGESCAEKPAREAGAAALEGEKAVAGGQPRAAVRCPAEHEEDMYRAADEIEKEKELLIHERGSSEPRLSVAPEMDIMDYCKKEWRGNTQKATCMKKGYEEVSQKFTSIRRVRGDNYCALRATLFQAMSQPAALPSWLQDPELTLLPEKLISKYSWIKQWKLGLKFEGKSEALVDKIKESLTLLRKKWTGLAELRTAEARQIACDELFTNEEEEYSLYEAVKFLMLNRAIELYDDKEKGKEVPFFSVLLFARDTSNDPGQLLRNHLNQVGHTGGLEQVEMFLLAYAVRHAIQVYRLSKYSTEEFVTVYPTDPPGDWPVVTLIAEDDRHYNIPVRVCEETSL